One window of Sphingobacteriales bacterium genomic DNA carries:
- a CDS encoding T9SS type A sorting domain-containing protein — translation MKKLLTLILLSMIGWMQLPAVLIACEPGDLPDTYLNFVENKGQWDDQIKYQVELNAARLFLESDRLTYVLVSPSDLDYLHEAHHNPEMDLSDFSIHCHAFQMLFAGDVNLPTEAQASCQHETYRNYFIDNDPSRWKGHVGLFHQIDYYNLYNGIDLRFYGDGGQVKYDFIVAPGADANQIQLQYEGLDNLFVQNGNLHMATSVNTVIEQQPYAYQYIDGQLTQVPCFFSVSGNTVTFSMPEGYDTSQELIIDPTLIFASYTGATSDNWGFTATYDNSGHLYAGGASFGVGYPTTTGAFQVNFAGGDPSGPFVVDISISKFSPDGSSLIYSTYLGGSASSEVPHSMIVTPSDELIVYGTTGSVNFPTTAGAFDQSFNGGFAVTFNSIPYQSGPGSDIIVTKFTPDGSGLIGSTFIGGVGNDGLNLSTALKRNYADESRGEVFIDAGGNIYLASSTNSPDFPATVGVISEFAQGGQDACLIKLNPNLTNMIWGTYLGGTADDAAYSIKMDTDETIYVCGGTNSNNFPTTPGAYDTSFNGGTSDAWLAKISSDGSTLIGSTYLGTSLYDQSFFVDIDQDLNIYTVGQTAGVYPVSAGVYNNPNSGQYIHKLSNDLTTSIWSTTFGNGNGSPNISPTAFLIDNCYQIYVSGWGGNVNSTLPGSTTNGLPITPDAFDNATDGSDYYFIILGENASTLLYATFFGSPSGTGEHVDGGTSRFDKAGVIYQAVCAGCGGSDLFPTTPGAWSTTNNSTNCNLGCIKFSFDTAPTVAQFNLPPPGCVPYTVEFTNTSINATEYQWTFPDATTSTETSPSYTFTEAGTYSITLLAINPGTCNGEDQITQTIVVLGEQSVEAFPLNFCPGDSPALLQASLPGGTWSGTGVVNPATGLFNPAGLTPGDYVVTYTVGTIPSCTSTTTTTVTVNALPNASYTDQNGNPINGITYCITDGPVTLVPVTAGATITGTAVESNVFSPSDVPVELLNTPIAISLFVEVNGCPNTSTQTVFVVAPPSPAFESFNFCQGSGPALFIPETPGGTWSGTGIDPVSGIFSPIGLSAGIYTVSYTVGDEGCNATASAAIVVSAGEAGTMPSDLEIACHDQTLTVTNLGDEILDEGQELYYILHTSPDETAGTILAQNTTGAFSFADISPAGQYYVTYYVSAVAALPDGSGGPLLSDPCIDIAAGTPVLFLAPITVLVNEFCDWLTGDYHVIAFPQGGYPQYDNTSPYFSIGDLGGEIEYGSSAEVIFAEGITTIYEFTISDAFGCETVTLSESFFCIKTPVELIYFKGEPVADGNLLSWATATETDCEYYTLWRSSNGQDFTRIANVQAAGTSITTQTYQYTDSYKSCAATYYQLSQTDLNGTTRKLGTISINSTDNEQASGNIIISPVPAAREVTIAYPNTGSNNLIRIFDLSGKLVLQQQTNSGTDCQIQATLSVEQLVPGLYLLNIQGSEQVLSGKLLIQR, via the coding sequence ATGAAAAAACTACTAACTCTTATTTTGCTTTCTATGATAGGCTGGATGCAATTGCCTGCCGTGTTAATAGCTTGTGAACCCGGCGACTTGCCGGATACCTACCTAAATTTTGTCGAAAACAAAGGACAATGGGACGACCAAATAAAATATCAGGTTGAGTTGAACGCTGCCCGTTTGTTTTTAGAATCTGACAGGTTGACTTATGTATTAGTAAGTCCTTCAGATTTGGACTATCTTCATGAAGCCCATCACAATCCCGAGATGGATTTGTCTGACTTTTCCATTCATTGCCATGCTTTTCAGATGTTGTTTGCCGGTGATGTAAACCTGCCCACAGAAGCTCAGGCTTCCTGTCAGCACGAGACCTACCGCAATTACTTTATTGATAATGACCCTTCCCGTTGGAAAGGGCATGTCGGTTTGTTTCATCAAATTGATTACTATAATCTTTACAATGGGATTGACCTGCGTTTTTATGGAGACGGAGGGCAGGTGAAATACGATTTTATAGTAGCACCCGGTGCTGATGCCAACCAAATTCAGTTGCAATACGAAGGTTTGGATAACCTTTTTGTCCAAAACGGAAACTTACACATGGCAACCTCTGTCAATACGGTGATTGAACAGCAACCCTATGCCTATCAGTATATTGACGGGCAACTGACTCAGGTTCCCTGCTTTTTCAGTGTTTCGGGCAATACTGTTACTTTTTCCATGCCGGAAGGTTATGACACTTCGCAGGAATTAATCATTGACCCCACTTTGATTTTTGCAAGTTATACCGGAGCAACCTCCGACAACTGGGGTTTTACCGCAACTTATGACAACTCCGGACATCTTTATGCCGGTGGCGCTTCTTTCGGAGTTGGCTATCCCACCACTACCGGTGCTTTTCAGGTCAATTTTGCAGGCGGAGACCCTTCCGGACCCTTTGTTGTTGATATTAGTATTTCCAAATTCTCTCCCGACGGGAGCAGCCTTATTTATTCTACCTATTTGGGAGGAAGCGCGAGTAGCGAAGTGCCTCATAGTATGATAGTTACTCCATCGGACGAACTGATTGTATATGGCACCACCGGCTCGGTAAACTTTCCAACAACAGCAGGTGCCTTTGACCAGTCATTCAATGGCGGATTTGCTGTTACCTTCAATTCTATTCCTTACCAAAGCGGCCCCGGCTCTGATATTATCGTTACCAAATTTACACCGGACGGAAGCGGACTAATAGGTTCAACTTTTATAGGTGGAGTAGGAAACGACGGATTAAACCTCTCAACAGCCTTAAAAAGAAATTATGCAGATGAAAGCCGGGGAGAGGTATTTATAGATGCAGGGGGAAATATCTATCTTGCTTCTTCAACAAACTCTCCGGATTTCCCTGCTACAGTTGGCGTTATCTCAGAATTTGCACAAGGAGGACAGGATGCCTGCCTTATAAAACTCAATCCCAATCTTACCAACATGATTTGGGGCACTTATTTGGGTGGGACTGCAGACGATGCGGCTTATTCTATTAAAATGGATACTGACGAAACTATTTACGTCTGTGGTGGCACAAACAGCAACAACTTTCCGACTACTCCGGGGGCTTATGATACCAGCTTTAACGGCGGGACATCGGATGCCTGGCTCGCAAAAATCAGTTCTGATGGCAGTACTTTAATCGGTTCTACTTATCTCGGCACTTCACTTTACGATCAGTCCTTTTTCGTTGATATAGACCAGGATCTCAATATTTATACAGTCGGCCAAACTGCGGGCGTTTATCCTGTTTCAGCGGGCGTTTATAACAACCCCAACAGCGGTCAGTATATTCACAAACTAAGCAATGACCTGACAACCTCTATATGGTCAACCACCTTTGGAAATGGCAACGGCTCACCCAATATCTCACCAACCGCATTTTTGATTGATAATTGCTATCAGATCTATGTTTCCGGATGGGGTGGTAACGTAAATAGTACTTTACCGGGTTCTACAACCAACGGACTGCCAATTACCCCCGATGCTTTCGATAATGCTACAGACGGCAGCGACTACTATTTCATAATTCTCGGCGAAAACGCCTCTACCTTGTTATATGCCACCTTTTTTGGTTCGCCAAGCGGAACGGGCGAACATGTTGATGGCGGTACGAGCCGATTCGACAAAGCCGGAGTTATTTACCAGGCAGTTTGTGCCGGTTGTGGTGGTTCAGATTTATTCCCAACTACTCCCGGGGCATGGTCAACCACCAATAACTCTACAAATTGCAACCTTGGCTGCATTAAGTTTTCATTCGATACAGCACCCACAGTTGCACAGTTTAACCTCCCTCCTCCGGGTTGTGTTCCTTATACCGTTGAGTTTACCAATACCAGTATCAATGCTACCGAATATCAATGGACTTTTCCGGATGCTACCACCTCAACTGAAACAAGCCCTTCCTATACTTTTACCGAAGCCGGCACTTATTCTATTACACTTTTAGCCATCAATCCCGGCACCTGCAACGGTGAAGACCAAATCACCCAGACTATTGTAGTACTCGGTGAACAGTCTGTGGAGGCTTTCCCTTTAAATTTCTGTCCGGGCGACTCTCCTGCCTTGCTTCAGGCCTCGCTTCCGGGAGGTACATGGTCAGGAACCGGAGTGGTCAATCCCGCTACCGGTTTGTTTAACCCCGCCGGTCTTACGCCGGGCGACTATGTTGTTACCTACACAGTGGGTACTATTCCTTCCTGTACAAGTACGACAACTACCACAGTTACAGTTAATGCTTTGCCTAATGCCAGTTATACAGACCAGAACGGAAACCCCATAAACGGAATCACTTATTGTATTACTGACGGACCGGTTACCCTTGTGCCGGTTACTGCCGGAGCAACAATTACAGGTACTGCCGTAGAAAGCAATGTGTTCAGCCCTTCGGATGTTCCTGTTGAATTGTTGAATACCCCAATCGCTATTTCTTTATTTGTTGAGGTTAACGGATGCCCAAACACTTCTACGCAAACCGTATTTGTTGTTGCACCTCCCAGTCCGGCTTTTGAGTCGTTTAACTTCTGTCAGGGAAGCGGTCCGGCGTTGTTTATACCCGAAACTCCGGGAGGAACCTGGAGCGGAACAGGAATTGACCCGGTGAGCGGTATTTTCTCGCCTATTGGGTTGAGTGCGGGAATTTATACCGTTTCCTATACTGTAGGGGATGAAGGATGTAATGCCACTGCTTCGGCTGCCATCGTGGTATCGGCAGGTGAGGCAGGAACTATGCCTTCAGACCTTGAAATTGCCTGCCACGACCAAACCCTGACGGTTACTAATCTTGGGGATGAGATTTTAGACGAAGGACAGGAACTTTATTACATCCTTCATACTTCACCAGATGAAACGGCAGGTACAATATTAGCTCAAAACACAACCGGCGCTTTCAGTTTCGCAGACATCAGCCCTGCCGGTCAGTACTATGTTACCTATTATGTTTCAGCAGTTGCCGCACTACCTGATGGCTCCGGCGGTCCCTTACTGTCTGACCCCTGTATTGATATTGCTGCAGGAACTCCAGTCTTGTTCCTTGCTCCAATTACAGTGTTGGTAAACGAGTTTTGCGATTGGCTCACCGGCGATTATCATGTTATTGCCTTCCCTCAGGGAGGTTATCCGCAGTATGACAACACCAGCCCGTATTTTTCAATAGGTGATTTGGGAGGAGAAATTGAATACGGATCTTCGGCAGAAGTCATTTTTGCAGAGGGTATAACCACAATTTATGAGTTTACTATTTCTGATGCGTTTGGCTGTGAAACAGTAACATTGTCCGAATCCTTTTTCTGTATCAAAACACCTGTTGAACTGATATATTTTAAAGGTGAACCGGTAGCAGATGGAAATTTGCTGAGCTGGGCAACGGCCACAGAAACCGATTGTGAGTATTACACACTTTGGCGTAGCAGCAATGGTCAGGATTTTACCCGTATAGCCAATGTACAGGCTGCCGGAACCAGCATCACCACGCAAACTTATCAATATACTGATTCATACAAATCCTGTGCTGCTACTTATTACCAACTCTCACAAACCGACCTGAACGGTACTACCCGTAAACTTGGAACAATCAGTATCAACAGCACAGACAATGAACAGGCTTCAGGTAACATTATCATCAGCCCTGTGCCGGCAGCCAGGGAAGTAACAATTGCTTATCCCAATACGGGCAGCAACAACCTAATCAGGATATTTGATCTGAGTGGTAAACTTGTTCTGCAACAACAAACCAACTCAGGAACAGATTGTCAGATTCAAGCCACGCTTTCAGTCGAACAACTTGTACCCGGCTTGTATCTGCTCAACATTCAGGGCAGCGAGCAGGTCTTAAGCGGCAAACTGCTTATTCAAAGATAA
- a CDS encoding SMI1/KNR4 family protein gives MTEIILKLNEKAGQLQHRSFWNTGASVSEISQFEAILKITLPPTLKSFYTNCNGGCFADDSWSDEDLENAEMKAGIIWNSNYFLSLQEIMDAYRFEGEFIAFDIQEMEQKTGKRYIPIIHTKEQEILVWEASNLNESPIIYACHELNPAKWKVLFQSFDELLNSYIELEGEIETY, from the coding sequence ATGACTGAAATTATTTTAAAACTTAACGAAAAAGCCGGACAGTTACAACACCGCAGTTTTTGGAATACAGGTGCATCCGTTTCCGAAATTTCTCAATTCGAAGCAATATTAAAGATTACCCTACCTCCAACCTTGAAATCTTTTTATACAAATTGTAACGGGGGTTGTTTTGCTGATGATAGCTGGAGCGATGAGGATCTCGAAAATGCCGAAATGAAGGCAGGCATAATCTGGAACAGCAATTATTTTTTGAGTTTACAGGAAATTATGGACGCATACCGGTTTGAGGGCGAATTCATAGCCTTTGATATTCAGGAAATGGAACAGAAAACAGGTAAACGATATATTCCAATCATCCACACGAAAGAACAGGAAATCCTGGTATGGGAAGCCTCCAACTTGAACGAATCGCCGATAATTTATGCCTGTCATGAATTGAATCCGGCCAAATGGAAGGTATTATTTCAGTCTTTTGATGAATTGCTGAATTCCTATATTGAACTTGAAGGTGAAATAGAAACTTACTAA
- a CDS encoding mannose-1-phosphate guanylyltransferase, producing the protein MERAFENYYVAIMAGGIGSRFWPGSREKNPKQFLDILHTGKSLLQSTYDRFARFIAEDHIFIITSKQYIPLVKEQLPGIQPFQIISEPARKNTAPCILFTAYKIAAINPNATFIVAPSDHYITETELFNNALLSCLDFASQTNTLVTLGIKPTRPHTGYGYIQFDEKVGKNGICKVKTFVEKPSYEVAKDFVEFGDFLWNSGIFIWHVKSILESFKLINPNLYELFSEGEGLYNTIEEEEFVAGVYKECTATSIDYAIMEYADNVYVLPVNFGWSDLGSWSSLWEKHQKDQQNNALGGKNILTYVSDNNLIQINSDKLVIVQGLSGFCVIDSGDVLLICPIEDEQNIKNIYADVVEKHGNRFA; encoded by the coding sequence ATGGAACGTGCCTTTGAAAATTACTATGTTGCCATTATGGCCGGTGGCATAGGCAGTCGTTTTTGGCCGGGAAGCCGTGAAAAAAATCCAAAACAATTTTTAGATATTCTTCATACTGGCAAAAGTTTATTACAAAGTACTTATGATCGTTTTGCCAGGTTTATTGCAGAAGATCATATTTTCATCATCACCAGCAAACAATATATTCCACTCGTCAAAGAGCAGCTACCCGGAATTCAGCCCTTTCAGATTATCTCTGAGCCGGCGCGAAAAAATACAGCCCCTTGTATCTTGTTTACAGCCTATAAAATTGCGGCAATCAATCCGAATGCCACATTTATTGTAGCACCTTCAGACCATTACATTACGGAAACCGAACTGTTTAATAATGCTTTGCTCAGTTGTTTGGATTTTGCGTCTCAAACCAACACATTGGTTACCCTTGGCATAAAGCCTACCCGTCCGCATACCGGGTATGGTTATATTCAGTTTGATGAAAAAGTTGGCAAGAACGGAATTTGCAAAGTAAAGACTTTTGTTGAGAAACCTTCTTATGAAGTGGCCAAAGACTTTGTAGAATTTGGAGATTTTTTGTGGAACTCAGGCATTTTTATCTGGCATGTCAAGAGCATTCTTGAGTCATTTAAACTGATAAACCCCAATTTGTACGAGCTTTTTTCAGAAGGGGAAGGGCTTTACAATACAATTGAGGAAGAGGAATTTGTTGCCGGAGTTTACAAAGAATGTACGGCCACATCTATTGATTATGCCATCATGGAATATGCTGATAATGTTTACGTACTACCTGTAAATTTCGGATGGAGTGATTTGGGCAGTTGGTCTTCACTTTGGGAAAAGCACCAGAAAGACCAGCAAAACAATGCGCTTGGCGGTAAAAACATTCTGACTTATGTCTCAGACAATAACCTGATTCAGATCAATAGCGATAAACTCGTTATCGTTCAGGGGCTATCTGGTTTTTGTGTCATAGATTCCGGAGATGTGTTGCTGATTTGCCCTATTGAGGACGAACAAAACATTAAAAACATCTACGCTGATGTTGTTGAAAAACATGGCAATAGATTTGCCTGA
- a CDS encoding KpsF/GutQ family sugar-phosphate isomerase, with the protein MNLHNFTYAQILYRATEALRIEAEAIAALPEYLTDDFARCVLDILQSPGRVVMTGIGKSALIAQKIAATLNSTGTPATFLHAADAIHGDLGMVSPHDIVICLSKSGETPEIKALSPMLKQLGGKLGAITGNVDSYLAKQAHYVLNTTVSKEACPNNLAPTSSTTAQLAMGDALAVCLLELRGFTPADFARFHPGGALGKQLYLSVNDIYPNNSAPAVHSDASLSEIIVAMTSGRLGATAVTDHNNQLIGIITDGDLRRFLQRNDNNIQQNAGTIMTQSPKHIQAGSLAINALELMRQYKITQLPITQNNCYIGMIHIHDLLREGLT; encoded by the coding sequence ATGAATTTACATAATTTTACCTACGCTCAGATACTATATCGGGCAACAGAAGCACTCAGAATAGAAGCTGAGGCGATTGCTGCCCTGCCGGAATATCTGACAGATGATTTTGCACGATGTGTATTGGATATTTTGCAAAGTCCGGGACGGGTGGTTATGACTGGAATAGGTAAAAGCGCGCTAATAGCCCAAAAGATTGCTGCAACGCTAAATTCTACCGGCACTCCGGCAACCTTTTTACATGCTGCCGATGCTATTCATGGAGATTTGGGGATGGTTTCCCCTCATGATATCGTGATTTGTCTTTCCAAAAGTGGTGAAACTCCCGAAATAAAAGCTTTATCGCCCATGCTCAAGCAATTGGGCGGTAAACTTGGTGCCATCACAGGCAATGTAGATTCATATTTGGCTAAACAAGCGCATTATGTGCTAAATACCACAGTTTCAAAAGAAGCCTGCCCCAACAATCTGGCCCCAACTTCCAGTACCACTGCACAGTTGGCAATGGGCGACGCTTTGGCCGTATGCCTGCTTGAGTTGCGGGGATTTACCCCTGCCGACTTTGCGCGATTCCATCCGGGAGGGGCTTTAGGAAAACAATTATACCTCTCGGTCAATGATATTTATCCCAATAATTCAGCGCCGGCAGTACACAGCGATGCTTCGCTTTCTGAAATTATTGTTGCCATGACTTCGGGCAGACTGGGGGCTACTGCTGTTACTGATCATAATAACCAGCTTATTGGAATCATAACTGATGGCGACCTGCGCCGTTTCCTGCAAAGAAACGACAACAATATTCAACAAAATGCGGGAACCATTATGACCCAATCACCTAAGCATATTCAGGCCGGTTCTTTAGCAATAAATGCCCTCGAACTGATGCGTCAATATAAAATAACCCAACTTCCAATAACCCAAAACAACTGTTATATCGGGATGATTCATATTCACGATTTGCTCAGGGAAGGCTTGACTTAA
- a CDS encoding alpha/beta hydrolase — protein sequence MFNLKVIRNLIIGIIVVMSLFSFSVVFQERLLLFPLPLTQDHKYQFDHQEPFEELFFRPDDNVLVNALYFTTPNPKGLIFYLHGNASNLQRYGQFAIDFTQKGYNILMYDYRQFGKSKGELNEESFYSDAQWLYDEVKNCYGFEQDQIVIYGRSLGSGIATKLASQNQPRSLMLETPYYNIADVARRYVPFIPYDKLLRYNFRSDLWIQEVKCPVYIFHGTKDRVVPYASGSLLKPFLENPDRFITIPGAGHNNLRKYEQYHQFLQQFLEEGEMKNTNPTKSKEVK from the coding sequence ATGTTTAACCTCAAAGTTATCCGCAATTTAATCATCGGAATAATTGTAGTAATGAGTCTTTTTTCATTTTCTGTCGTATTCCAGGAACGCTTATTGCTGTTTCCGCTTCCGCTAACCCAAGACCATAAATACCAATTTGACCATCAGGAGCCGTTTGAAGAGTTGTTTTTTCGACCCGATGACAACGTATTGGTAAATGCCTTGTATTTCACCACCCCGAATCCCAAAGGGTTGATTTTTTACCTGCATGGCAATGCAAGCAATCTGCAGCGATATGGTCAGTTTGCCATTGATTTTACTCAAAAAGGGTACAATATACTGATGTACGACTACCGACAGTTCGGGAAAAGCAAAGGTGAACTCAATGAAGAATCTTTTTACTCAGATGCCCAATGGTTGTACGATGAGGTGAAAAATTGCTACGGGTTCGAACAAGATCAAATCGTCATTTACGGACGGTCTTTGGGAAGTGGCATCGCGACTAAACTGGCTTCACAAAACCAACCACGGTCTCTGATGTTAGAAACCCCATACTACAATATTGCCGATGTTGCCCGCCGGTATGTTCCTTTTATTCCTTACGATAAATTGCTGCGATATAACTTTCGCTCCGATTTGTGGATTCAGGAGGTTAAATGTCCGGTTTATATTTTTCATGGAACGAAAGACCGGGTTGTTCCCTACGCATCAGGAAGTTTGCTCAAACCGTTTCTCGAAAACCCTGACCGGTTTATCACAATACCCGGAGCGGGGCATAACAACCTGAGAAAATATGAACAATATCATCAGTTCTTGCAGCAGTTTTTGGAGGAAGGTGAAATGAAAAATACAAACCCCACAAAAAGTAAAGAGGTTAAATGA
- a CDS encoding alpha/beta fold hydrolase, which yields MWLTAVVSIIALYLAACLITYLVQEWFIFHPEKLPDDFQYQYEYPFEEFFLHPEPGAIINGLHFALPRAKGVVFYFKGNSRSVKGWGKFARDFLGKDYNFYMIDYRGFGKSRGRRSESAIYKDCQMAYDHLKTLYPEEKIIIYGRSMGSGFATYVAAHNNPQKLILDSPYFNFLETVKRFVPFLPVSKIMKYHIRTDLWMPKVKCPIYILHGTKDRLIPFSSGKKLSELNANGTIIPIEEAGHNNLPRFAAYHDHLYAILNDVARRYVYNSGMKSSYD from the coding sequence ATGTGGCTGACTGCTGTTGTTAGCATTATAGCATTATATCTTGCTGCCTGCTTGATTACTTATCTTGTTCAGGAGTGGTTTATTTTTCATCCTGAGAAGTTGCCGGACGATTTTCAGTATCAATATGAATATCCATTTGAGGAGTTTTTTTTACACCCCGAACCGGGTGCAATCATCAACGGACTTCATTTTGCACTTCCCCGCGCAAAAGGAGTAGTTTTTTATTTTAAAGGAAACTCCCGAAGTGTAAAAGGATGGGGCAAATTTGCGCGCGATTTTTTGGGTAAAGATTACAACTTCTACATGATTGACTATCGGGGGTTTGGCAAAAGCAGAGGTCGCCGCAGCGAAAGCGCGATTTACAAAGATTGCCAAATGGCATACGACCATCTGAAAACCTTGTATCCCGAAGAAAAAATCATTATCTATGGTCGTTCAATGGGTTCGGGATTTGCTACCTATGTGGCTGCCCATAATAACCCGCAAAAACTAATTCTCGATTCCCCATACTTTAATTTTTTGGAAACCGTAAAGCGGTTTGTTCCATTCCTTCCGGTTTCTAAAATCATGAAATACCATATCCGCACCGACCTGTGGATGCCAAAAGTTAAATGCCCCATCTACATCCTTCATGGAACCAAAGACCGGCTTATTCCTTTCAGTTCCGGTAAAAAATTATCTGAACTCAATGCAAACGGCACAATCATTCCGATTGAGGAAGCAGGACACAATAATCTGCCCCGATTTGCAGCCTATCACGATCATCTTTATGCTATTTTGAACGATGTAGCAAGAAGATATGTCTATAACAGTGGTATGAAGTCTTCTTATGACTAA
- the recA gene encoding recombinase RecA: MATPSNSDKDKALQMTVAKLDKMYGKGTVMKLGDKQAVKADVIPSGSLGLDIALGIGGYPRGRVIEIYGPESSGKTTLAIHAIAEVHKQGGIAAFIDAEHAFDKNYAEKLGVDVSNLLISQPDNGEQALEIADHLIRSGALDIVVIDSVAALVPRSELEGDMGESKMGLQARLMSQALRKLTGTISKTGCTCIFINQLREKIGVMFGNPETTTGGNALKFYASVRLDIRRTGQIKSGNDIIGNRTKVKVVKNKMAPPFRSTEFDIMYGEGVSKIGEIIDYASELDIIQKSGSWYSYDGNKIGQGRDNVKVFLKDNPELAEILEQKIKEVLFAQSGNAPFVEEGDEDYDVSTD, encoded by the coding sequence ATGGCAACCCCTTCAAACAGCGATAAAGATAAAGCACTTCAGATGACTGTCGCCAAATTAGATAAAATGTATGGCAAAGGAACAGTCATGAAGCTTGGCGACAAGCAAGCCGTTAAAGCAGATGTCATCCCTTCCGGTTCATTGGGTTTAGACATTGCTCTGGGTATTGGCGGATATCCTCGTGGCAGGGTAATCGAAATTTACGGACCTGAATCGTCAGGTAAAACCACCTTGGCCATTCATGCCATAGCCGAAGTACACAAACAGGGCGGAATAGCTGCCTTTATTGACGCAGAACACGCATTCGATAAAAACTATGCCGAAAAATTAGGTGTAGATGTTTCCAACCTGCTGATTTCTCAGCCCGACAATGGAGAACAGGCTCTCGAAATTGCCGATCATCTGATACGTTCCGGTGCTTTGGATATTGTTGTGATTGACTCGGTTGCGGCGTTAGTTCCCCGTAGTGAGTTGGAAGGAGATATGGGAGAATCTAAAATGGGTTTGCAGGCGCGTTTAATGTCTCAGGCCTTGAGAAAACTCACCGGCACCATCAGCAAAACAGGTTGCACTTGTATCTTCATCAATCAGCTTCGCGAGAAAATAGGTGTGATGTTTGGCAACCCCGAAACCACCACCGGAGGAAATGCGCTTAAATTTTATGCCTCTGTTCGTTTAGACATCCGCCGGACAGGACAAATCAAATCCGGCAACGACATCATTGGCAACCGCACTAAAGTAAAAGTTGTGAAAAACAAAATGGCACCTCCATTCCGCAGTACTGAATTCGATATTATGTATGGAGAAGGGGTTTCCAAAATTGGTGAAATCATTGACTACGCCTCTGAATTAGATATCATCCAAAAAAGTGGTTCATGGTATAGCTACGATGGCAACAAAATAGGACAAGGAAGGGATAACGTGAAAGTATTTTTGAAAGACAATCCCGAATTGGCAGAAATATTGGAACAAAAGATAAAAGAGGTCTTATTTGCTCAATCAGGCAATGCTCCTTTTGTTGAAGAAGGAGACGAGGATTATGATGTAAGCACTGATTAA